The genomic DNA gaagaggaagaagtaaaCAAAGATCCATCAGATAACTCTTCGAATGAAACATTTCATCATCTCTCTGAAGAGCAAGCAACAATGGTTTCTATGAATGCCTCTTCcacttcttctccttgttcCTTCTACTCTTGGGCTCAAANNNNNNNNNNNNNNNNNNNNNNNNNNNNNNNNNNNNNNNNNNNNNNNNNNNNNNNNNNNNNNNNNNNNNNNNNNNNNNNNNNNNNNNNNNNNNNNNNNNNNNNNNNNNNNNNNNNNNNNNNNNNNNNNNNNNNNNNNNNNNNNNNNNNNNNNNNNNNNNNNNNNNNNNNNNNNNNNNNNNNNNNNNNNNNNNNNNNNNNNNNNNNNNNNNNNNNNNNNNNNNNNNNNNNNNNNNNNNNNNNNNNNNNNNNNNNNNNNNNNNNNNNNNNNNNNNNNNNNNNNNNNNNNNNNNNNNNNNNNNNNNNNNNNNNNNNNNNNNNNNNNNNNNNNNNNNNNNNNNNNNNNNNNNNNNNNNNNNNNNNNNNNNNNNNNNNNNNNNNNNNNNNNNNNNNNNNNNNNNNNNNNNNNNNNNNNNNNNNNNNNNNNNNNNNNNNNNNNNNNNNNNNNNNNNNNNNNNNNNNNNNNNNNNNNNNNNNNNNNNNNNNNNNNNNNNNNNNNNNNNNNNNNNNNNNNNNNNNNNNNNNNNNNNNNNNNNNNNNNNNNNNNNNNNNNNNNNNNNNNNNNNNNNNNNNNNNNNNNNNNNNNNNNNNNNNNNNNNNNNNNNNNNNNNNNNNNNNNNNNNNNNNNNNNNNNNNNNNNNNNNNNNNNNNNNNNNNNNNNNNNNNNNNNNNNNNNNNNNNNNNNNNNNNNNNNNNNNNNNNNNNNNNNNNNNNNNNNNNNNNNNNNNNNNNNNNNNNNNNNNNNNNNNNNNNNNNNNNNNNNNNNNNNNNNNNNNNNNNNNTCTATGAATGCCTCTTCcacttcttctccttgttcCTTCTACTCTTGGGCTCAAAATACACACACGTAAGATCAATCCTTAAAACGTGTGTGTAAATCCGCACgcctatatataaattaattgagGTTCATGCTTATTGATTACATATCATACATATGTCTTAACTACTactgattattattttacacaaaattgtttatttattgtgttgtaactttatagttttataagatCCCACATATAAATTTAAAGATCATACTATTTTTTTCCTACTAGTATCTGGTAAACAGTAGACATAATCGAAACCAACACATAAGCAAATTGACAAAAACAGAGTCTACCAGTTTAGGAACACAACAACGCACTAGTGACACAAGAGACAAGATTTTTGAGTGATGACATTAATCATATAGAAAGCCAAAATCTATATGACAAAAAGTGCCGAGagactaacaaaaaaaaaaccattaatcaTATAGAAAGCCCAAatctattgaaaatatataacacaATAGTCATTGTAACATTGATTACTCTCATCGTAATCAATGAACCACAAGAGCAACAAGTTGTTACGAAAATTAAGTAGGAGTGAGAAACATGGTTTTCTCGTTCGATTGATCACAAAGATAACCGTAGAAACTAACCATACTcgcaacaaaaccaacaaaaccaaaactaaccaAACCCCTAAACCgcttcgtcttcatcttctcgGTTTTTCTCTTCGCCAACTTCTCCTCTAACGAAGCATCGTCTTTATATTCTTCGTGCAACGTTTCAACCAACGAGCGAACCAAACCGgtctcatcatcaacattgACACCACCATCGCCACCACTTTCCAAACTCGGCATGTTCGGTTCGTTGATTGGACCGGTCAATTCCTTGAAAGCCTCTTCAAGTTCGGTTAACCTCTTAGCCATGCAACGAAGTTTCATCATCTCTTCTACTCCTTCTTCACCTTCCTTAACCGACGATATCTCCGCCGCTAAAAGGGTATGCGTGAAAACAAACCGGACTTTGAATTCCCGGTACGCTATAGTATGATCACCATTACCAGAACCGATTTCTTCTAGCAAACACTCAAGTTCTTCGAGTTTCTTCTCCaagattgtgtttgtttttgccgtcgtcgtcgtcttcatccTTTTCTTAAccattttggttattttttacTCCCATTTAcgaaagattttaaaataaaac from Camelina sativa cultivar DH55 chromosome 2, Cs, whole genome shotgun sequence includes the following:
- the LOC104740064 gene encoding uncharacterized protein LOC104740064, giving the protein MVKKRMKTTTTAKTNTILEKKLEELECLLEEIGSGNGDHTIAYREFKVRFVFTHTLLAAEISSVKEGEEGVEEMMKLRCMAKRLTELEEAFKELTGPINEPNMPSLESGGDGGVNVDDETGLVRSLVETLHEEYKDDASLEEKLAKRKTEKMKTKRFRGLVSFGFVGFVASMVSFYGYLCDQSNEKTMFLTPT